From Mycobacterium lacus, one genomic window encodes:
- a CDS encoding UDP-N-acetylmuramoyl-L-alanyl-D-glutamate--2,6-diaminopimelate ligase yields the protein MADHGDLRRRMEVVTQVESVPTGLRPNTVAGVPLPALAAEIGAALAGSPEHPTAIPDLAVTGVTLRAQDARPGDLFAALTGSATHGARYAGEAIERGAVAVLTDAAGVAGMRANAAAVPVLVHPAPRRVLGSLAATVYGEPSERMRVVGITGTSGKTTTTYLVEAGLRAGGRTAGLIGTIGVRIDGADIPSALTTPEAPALQAMLATMAERGVDTVVMEVSSHALTLGRVDGTKFAVGAFTNLSRDHLDFHPSMEDYFDAKARLFDPDSPVRAPTAVVCIDDEAGRAMAARAGDAITVSATDRPAHWRASDVAPMGAGGLEFTAEDPAGVHHRIGIGLPGRYNVANCLVALAILDAIGVSPEQAAVGLREVRVPGRLEEVDCGQDFLALVDYAHKPEALRAVLTTLLAPDRRLAVVFGAGGERDPGKRAPMGEIAAELADLVVVTDDNPRGEDPASIRRDILTGAAHGGGAAQVVEIGDRREAIRHAVAWAGPGDVVLVAGKGHETGQRGGGEVRPFDDRVELARALEAIEARR from the coding sequence ATGGCCGATCATGGGGATCTCCGGCGTCGGATGGAGGTGGTAACGCAGGTGGAGTCGGTGCCCACTGGCTTGCGCCCCAATACCGTCGCGGGCGTGCCGCTGCCTGCGCTGGCGGCTGAGATCGGTGCGGCGCTGGCCGGCAGCCCTGAGCACCCCACCGCGATTCCCGACCTGGCGGTCACCGGAGTGACGCTGCGCGCCCAGGATGCGCGGCCCGGGGACCTATTCGCCGCGCTGACCGGCTCGGCGACGCACGGGGCGCGGTACGCCGGCGAGGCGATCGAACGCGGCGCGGTCGCGGTGCTCACCGACGCCGCCGGGGTTGCCGGGATGCGTGCAAACGCCGCGGCCGTGCCGGTGCTGGTGCACCCTGCGCCCCGCAGGGTGCTGGGTTCTCTGGCGGCCACCGTGTATGGAGAGCCGTCGGAGCGGATGAGGGTCGTCGGGATCACCGGGACATCCGGCAAGACCACCACCACGTATCTGGTCGAGGCCGGTCTGCGCGCCGGCGGGCGGACTGCCGGGCTCATCGGCACCATTGGCGTGCGCATTGACGGCGCCGACATCCCCAGCGCGCTGACCACTCCGGAAGCCCCCGCGCTGCAGGCGATGCTGGCGACAATGGCAGAACGCGGGGTGGACACCGTGGTCATGGAGGTGTCCAGTCACGCGCTGACCCTCGGCCGGGTGGACGGCACCAAATTCGCGGTCGGCGCCTTCACCAACCTGTCGCGCGATCATCTCGACTTCCACCCCAGCATGGAGGATTACTTCGACGCCAAGGCGCGGCTATTCGACCCAGACTCGCCGGTGCGCGCACCTACAGCCGTGGTGTGCATCGACGACGAGGCCGGGCGCGCCATGGCCGCCAGGGCCGGAGACGCGATCACCGTCAGCGCCACCGATCGGCCCGCGCACTGGCGCGCCTCCGACGTGGCGCCGATGGGCGCGGGCGGACTGGAGTTTACTGCCGAAGACCCCGCCGGCGTGCATCACCGCATCGGCATCGGGCTGCCGGGCCGCTACAACGTCGCCAATTGCCTTGTCGCACTGGCGATTCTCGACGCCATCGGGGTGTCCCCCGAGCAAGCGGCGGTGGGGCTGCGAGAAGTCCGGGTCCCCGGGCGGCTGGAGGAGGTCGACTGCGGCCAGGACTTCCTTGCGCTCGTCGACTACGCCCACAAACCGGAAGCGTTGCGCGCGGTGCTGACCACGCTGCTAGCGCCGGACCGTAGGTTGGCGGTCGTATTCGGCGCCGGTGGCGAGCGCGACCCCGGCAAGCGGGCGCCGATGGGCGAGATCGCCGCGGAGCTGGCCGATCTGGTCGTCGTGACCGACGACAATCCGCGGGGGGAGGATCCGGCGTCCATCCGCCGCGACATCCTGACCGGGGCGGCCCACGGAGGCGGTGCCGCGCAGGTGGTTGAGATTGGCGACCGTCGCGAGGCGATCCGGCATGCGGTCGCCTGGGCGGGCCCCGGTGACGTGGTCCTGGTCGCCGGCAAGGGTCACGAAACGGGGCAACGCGGCGGCGGGGAAGTCCGCCCGTTCGACGACCGGGTGGAACTGGCTCGGGCTCTGGAGGCCATCGAGGCACGGCGATGA
- a CDS encoding MerR family transcriptional regulator: MARSARGVYGISVASELSGIGPQTLRLYERRGLLTPSRTDGGTRRYSDEDLERLKRITELVDQGVNLVGIAQILDLEAKNSQLVSDYAALELLNADLKAKRKPAARRRAGPGKQRKGLGS, translated from the coding sequence ATGGCCCGTTCGGCACGCGGCGTCTACGGCATCTCGGTGGCTTCGGAGTTGTCCGGCATTGGGCCGCAGACGTTGCGACTCTACGAGCGCCGGGGGCTGCTGACTCCGTCGCGCACCGACGGAGGCACTCGTCGCTACAGCGACGAAGACCTTGAACGCCTCAAGCGGATCACCGAACTCGTCGACCAGGGCGTCAATCTGGTTGGCATTGCCCAGATATTGGACCTGGAAGCCAAAAACAGTCAGCTGGTCTCGGACTACGCCGCCCTAGAGCTTCTGAACGCCGACCTCAAGGCCAAGCGCAAGCCGGCAGCACGCCGGCGTGCCGGGCCCGGGAAGCAACGGAAGGGTTTGGGATCGTGA
- a CDS encoding Hsp20/alpha crystallin family protein: MVLMRTDPFRELDRWTQQVLGTAARPAVMPMDAWREDEQFIVEFDLPGVMPDSLSLDVERNVLTVHAERPELDQNREMVSAERPRGVFSRQLFLGENLDTDKIEASYHDGVLRLTIPVAEQAKPRHIEISRDGHQAAINA; this comes from the coding sequence GTGGTGCTGATGCGTACAGACCCGTTCCGTGAACTTGACCGATGGACCCAGCAGGTGCTGGGTACGGCCGCCCGGCCAGCGGTCATGCCGATGGACGCCTGGCGAGAGGACGAGCAGTTCATCGTCGAATTCGACCTGCCTGGGGTGATGCCGGATTCACTCAGTCTGGATGTCGAGCGCAACGTGCTCACCGTGCACGCCGAACGCCCCGAGCTTGACCAGAACCGCGAGATGGTATCGGCCGAGCGCCCCCGCGGCGTGTTTAGCCGCCAGCTATTCCTCGGAGAAAACCTCGACACCGACAAGATCGAGGCCAGCTATCACGACGGCGTGCTGCGGCTCACGATCCCGGTGGCCGAACAGGCCAAGCCCCGCCACATCGAGATCAGCCGCGACGGCCACCAGGCCGCGATCAACGCCTGA
- a CDS encoding J domain-containing protein, which yields MRTTAHVRTRPLYDYRPGRKTRYLMTTDPYAVLGVPPSATQAEITHAYRRHLRDQHPDTRDRQQNSLADEKLRQILAAYDLLRDPQRRAAYDHTHPARKDTGPVRIAVTRTDPANAQPPLRAGPVRWRRTPPKRRR from the coding sequence GTGCGCACGACAGCCCACGTGCGCACCCGCCCGCTATACGACTATCGACCCGGTCGAAAGACGCGGTACCTGATGACGACCGATCCGTACGCGGTGCTCGGTGTGCCGCCGAGCGCGACCCAAGCTGAAATCACCCACGCCTACCGGCGCCACCTGCGCGACCAACATCCCGACACACGCGATCGGCAACAGAATTCACTCGCCGACGAAAAACTGCGCCAAATCCTGGCCGCCTACGACCTGCTACGCGACCCCCAACGCCGCGCCGCCTACGACCACACCCATCCCGCGCGCAAAGACACCGGCCCGGTCCGGATAGCTGTCACCCGTACCGACCCCGCCAACGCCCAGCCGCCCCTGCGAGCAGGACCAGTCCGCTGGCGCCGCACGCCCCCCAAGCGCCGTCGGTGA
- a CDS encoding helix-turn-helix transcriptional regulator, whose amino-acid sequence MSELLPQGTVTLLLADVEGSTRLWETQPEEMSVAVKRLDEVLREVVAAHDGVRPVEQGEGDSFVIAFTRASDAVAAALDLQRATLAPIRLRIGVHTGEVRLRDEANYAGPTINRTARLRDLAHGGQTVLSGVVESLVLDRLPDGAWLIDLGTHPLRDLPRPERVVQLCHPDLRVEFPPLRASAETLAHGLPVHLTRFVGRAAQISEVHQLLTENRLVTLTGPGGVGKTRLSAQLAAQLAGEFGGAWFVDLAPITDPDLVPITVARVLGLHDQPGCTTTDIVVRYLGARRGLLVLDNCEHVIEASATLVAALAERCPGVRLLATSREPIRVPGEVSYRVPSLSLSDEAIEMFGFRARRVRPDFRLTDDNVAAVTEICERLDGMPLAIELAAARVRALSLAEIVDGLRDRFKLLTGGTARTASSRQQTLWGSVDWSYALLTDPERALFRRLAVFVGCFFLDDAHAVVGDVPRYQVLDGLTLLVEKSLVVANETAGRTSYRLAETMQQYALEKLEEAGEVDVVRARHRDHYTALAALLDNPGDAEYARRLDRAETQIDNLRAAFAWSRTNSDTDLALGLASSLLPVWMTRGRIREGRDWFDAVLADVDTRQLEVAPAVRARALVDKAVLDVFVDAATGMDQAQQALAIARELNDPALLARALTTCGLIAVAVARAEVAAEYFAEAIDLARAVDDRWRLAQILTFQAIDAVVAGYPVAACAAAEEGRDLARAIGSRSDWLWCRWCLGFAQLMRGDLAEATAQFGEVVEEAEAAQEIMQKANSVQLLSIALAYQGDVSAARAAADAALDAADMGEFFAGMGYSALATTALAAGDVETAKNASEAAWKILGSVIPQIAAPQRAFNAQVALAAGDVAAARRWCDEAVRALTGRHLMVALATRARIAIAEGKREDAASDAHNALCCAADTGAYVDLPDVLECLAGLACGAGTYREGARLFGAAEAIRRRIGVVRFMIYQAEYEAAVAALRDAMDRKDFDAAWAEGAALSIEEAIAYAQRGHGWRKRPATGWDSLTPTELDVVRLVSEGLANKDIATRLFVSPRTVQTHLTHVYTKLGFSSRVQLAQAAASRV is encoded by the coding sequence GTGAGCGAGTTGCTGCCGCAGGGCACGGTGACATTGCTGTTGGCCGATGTCGAGGGTTCAACACGACTGTGGGAAACCCAACCCGAGGAAATGAGCGTCGCGGTCAAGCGCCTCGATGAAGTGCTGCGCGAGGTGGTCGCCGCCCATGACGGAGTACGCCCGGTTGAGCAGGGCGAGGGCGACAGCTTCGTGATCGCCTTCACCCGCGCGTCCGACGCGGTGGCCGCCGCGCTGGACCTGCAGCGAGCCACGCTGGCCCCGATCCGGTTACGCATCGGCGTGCACACCGGGGAGGTGCGGCTCCGCGACGAGGCCAACTATGCGGGTCCGACCATCAACCGGACCGCACGCTTGCGTGACCTAGCGCATGGCGGTCAGACCGTGCTCTCGGGTGTGGTCGAGAGCTTGGTCCTCGACCGGCTGCCTGATGGGGCGTGGCTGATCGATCTGGGGACTCATCCGCTGCGTGACCTGCCGCGCCCGGAGCGGGTGGTGCAGCTCTGCCATCCCGACCTTCGTGTCGAGTTCCCGCCGTTGCGGGCATCGGCTGAGACGCTCGCCCATGGTCTCCCGGTGCACCTGACGCGTTTCGTGGGTCGCGCCGCGCAGATCAGCGAGGTGCACCAGTTGCTGACCGAGAATCGGCTGGTGACCCTGACTGGCCCGGGCGGTGTGGGCAAGACACGGCTGTCGGCGCAGCTGGCCGCCCAGCTGGCGGGTGAATTCGGCGGCGCGTGGTTCGTAGACCTGGCGCCGATCACCGACCCGGATCTGGTGCCGATCACCGTCGCGCGGGTCCTCGGCCTGCACGACCAGCCCGGCTGCACCACGACGGACATCGTGGTGCGCTACCTCGGCGCACGGCGGGGCTTGCTGGTGCTGGACAATTGTGAGCATGTGATCGAGGCGAGCGCCACCCTGGTGGCGGCCCTCGCGGAACGGTGTCCGGGAGTGCGGTTGCTGGCGACCAGCCGGGAGCCGATCCGGGTGCCCGGTGAGGTGAGCTATCGGGTGCCGTCGCTGTCGTTGAGCGATGAGGCCATCGAGATGTTTGGCTTCCGAGCCCGGCGGGTGCGGCCTGATTTCCGCCTCACCGACGACAACGTCGCCGCGGTGACCGAAATCTGCGAACGCCTCGATGGCATGCCGCTGGCGATCGAACTGGCGGCCGCGCGGGTGCGGGCGCTGTCGTTGGCCGAGATCGTGGACGGTTTGCGTGACCGCTTCAAGCTGTTGACCGGCGGCACCGCGCGCACCGCGTCGAGCCGCCAGCAAACGCTGTGGGGTTCGGTGGATTGGTCGTACGCCCTGTTGACCGACCCCGAACGAGCCCTGTTCCGCCGGCTGGCGGTCTTTGTGGGCTGTTTTTTCCTCGACGACGCGCACGCGGTCGTTGGTGATGTGCCGCGCTATCAGGTTCTCGACGGGCTCACCCTGCTCGTCGAGAAGTCGCTGGTGGTGGCCAACGAAACCGCTGGCCGCACCAGCTATCGGCTAGCCGAGACGATGCAGCAGTACGCGCTGGAAAAGCTCGAGGAGGCCGGCGAGGTCGACGTTGTGCGTGCGCGCCACCGCGACCACTACACGGCGCTGGCCGCGCTGCTCGACAACCCCGGCGACGCCGAGTATGCGCGGCGCCTCGACCGGGCCGAGACCCAAATCGACAACCTGCGTGCCGCGTTTGCGTGGAGCCGGACAAATTCCGACACCGATCTGGCCTTGGGCCTAGCGTCCTCGCTGCTGCCGGTGTGGATGACGAGGGGTCGCATCCGGGAGGGGCGGGATTGGTTCGACGCCGTTCTCGCCGATGTGGACACGCGCCAGCTCGAGGTGGCGCCCGCGGTGCGCGCCCGGGCGCTGGTGGACAAGGCCGTGCTCGACGTCTTCGTCGACGCCGCGACGGGCATGGATCAGGCCCAACAGGCCCTGGCGATCGCGCGCGAGCTGAACGACCCCGCGCTGCTGGCCCGGGCGCTGACGACCTGCGGTTTGATCGCGGTGGCCGTAGCCCGCGCCGAGGTGGCAGCGGAGTATTTCGCCGAGGCGATCGACCTTGCCCGCGCCGTCGACGATCGGTGGCGGCTGGCTCAGATTCTTACCTTTCAGGCGATCGACGCGGTCGTGGCCGGTTACCCTGTCGCGGCGTGCGCGGCCGCCGAAGAGGGCCGCGACCTGGCGAGGGCGATTGGTAGCCGGTCCGATTGGTTGTGGTGCCGCTGGTGCCTCGGGTTCGCGCAGCTGATGCGAGGCGATCTTGCCGAAGCTACCGCTCAGTTCGGCGAGGTCGTGGAGGAGGCCGAGGCGGCTCAGGAAATCATGCAGAAGGCGAATAGCGTGCAGTTGCTGTCCATTGCCCTCGCATACCAAGGGGATGTGAGCGCCGCTCGAGCGGCCGCCGACGCTGCTCTCGATGCCGCTGACATGGGCGAGTTCTTCGCGGGTATGGGCTACTCGGCCTTGGCGACCACCGCCTTGGCCGCCGGCGATGTTGAAACGGCGAAGAACGCCAGCGAGGCCGCGTGGAAGATTTTGGGTTCGGTCATACCCCAGATTGCGGCGCCGCAGCGCGCGTTCAATGCCCAGGTTGCGCTGGCGGCCGGTGATGTCGCCGCGGCCCGACGTTGGTGCGACGAAGCCGTGCGCGCGTTGACCGGTCGGCATCTGATGGTGGCGCTTGCGACGCGCGCGCGGATCGCGATCGCCGAAGGCAAGCGCGAAGACGCCGCAAGCGACGCCCACAACGCACTGTGCTGCGCTGCCGACACTGGGGCATACGTGGATCTCCCGGACGTGCTCGAATGCCTCGCCGGGCTGGCCTGCGGCGCCGGCACCTATAGGGAAGGGGCGAGGCTTTTCGGCGCAGCAGAGGCGATCCGGCGCCGCATTGGCGTGGTCCGCTTCATGATCTATCAGGCGGAGTATGAGGCCGCGGTGGCGGCGTTGCGAGATGCGATGGACCGCAAGGACTTTGATGCCGCTTGGGCGGAGGGTGCGGCATTGTCCATCGAGGAGGCGATCGCCTATGCCCAGCGTGGCCACGGGTGGCGCAAACGACCGGCCACCGGTTGGGATTCGCTTACGCCGACGGAGTTGGACGTCGTGCGCCTGGTGAGCGAGGGACTGGCCAACAAGGACATCGCGACGCGGCTGTTCGTCTCACCTCGGACCGTGCAAACCCACCTGACGCACGTTTACACCAAACTTGGCTTCAGTTCCCGCGTCCAACTGGCCCAAGCCGCGGCCAGCCGCGTCTGA
- a CDS encoding helix-turn-helix transcriptional regulator has translation MGELLPQGTVTLLSADVEGSTRLWDAHPEEMGGAVKRLDEALAGVIAAHGGVRPVEQGGHDSVVVAFTRASDAVAAALDLQRASLAPIRLRIGIHTGEVRRGDQGDDAGPTITRTARLRDLAHGGQTLLSGTAESLVLDRLPVGAWLVDLGTHRLRDLPRPEPVAQLCHPDLRVEFPPLRMSDDVLAHGFPVHLTRFVGRGAQISEVHQLVAENRLVTLSGPGGVGKTRLAATVTAQAAAEFGGAWFVDLAPITDPNLVPITVARALGLHDQPGRSTRDTVLRFLGGRHALLVLDNCEHLIEAVADLVVGLVEACPGVRLLATSREPIRVPGEVSYRVPPLSVADEAIQMFGSRACQVLPGFRLTEDNVAVVTEICERLDGLPLAIELAAARVRALSLAEILDGLQDRFRLLTGGGRTLSRRHQTLLASVDWSYALLTAPERVLFRRLAVFAGCFFLDDAQAIAGGGDVQRYQVLDELTLLVDKSLVVTEDRGGRTSYRLPETIRHYALERLDEAGEGDVVRARHRDHYTALAALLDDPGCIDYGQRLDHAEMQIDNVRAAFGWSRQNSDAEGALALASSLLPVWMTRGRIREGRAWFDAVFASERAHADAGGLAVSAAVRARALADRALLDVFVDAAAGTGQAQHALAIAREVDDPALLARTLTACGLIAVAVARAGVAAEYFAEAIELARALDDRWRLAQILTYRAVDAVVAGCPVAACASAEEGRRLADAIGDRYDSLWCRWCLGWAQLVRGELGAAAAQFRELVDEAEAAHEVMHKANGLQGLSSALVFRGELSAARAAADAALTAADLGEYFAGMGYLAAAKVALASGDVAAAKDASAAAWQNMSVVMSPTAAAQRAFNAEVALADGDLVAARRWCEDAVQSMTGRHLTVALTTRARIAIAEGKRAEAERDAHRALACVTESGAHVDAPDVLECLAGLAGDAGNHQEAARLFGAAKAIRQRFGLVRYAIHQAGYDQSVAALRDAMGVSDFDVGWAEGAALSTGEAIAYAQRGRSWRKRTATGWESLTPTETDVVRLVSEGLANKDIATRLFVSRRTVQTHLTHIYTKLGITSRVQLAQAAAHRTEIPRSWR, from the coding sequence GTGGGTGAGTTGCTGCCGCAGGGCACCGTGACGTTGCTGTCGGCCGATGTCGAGGGATCGACGCGGCTCTGGGATGCCCACCCCGAGGAGATGGGCGGTGCGGTCAAGCGCCTTGATGAGGCGTTGGCAGGCGTGATCGCCGCCCATGGCGGGGTACGGCCGGTGGAGCAGGGTGGCCATGACAGCGTTGTGGTCGCGTTCACCCGCGCCTCGGATGCGGTGGCCGCCGCGCTGGATTTGCAGCGAGCGTCGCTGGCCCCGATCCGGTTGCGCATCGGCATACACACCGGTGAGGTGCGGCGGGGCGACCAGGGCGACGATGCCGGTCCGACCATCACCCGGACGGCACGCCTGCGCGATTTGGCGCATGGGGGCCAGACGTTGTTGTCGGGTACTGCCGAGAGCCTGGTGCTCGATCGGCTTCCCGTGGGGGCGTGGTTGGTTGATCTGGGTACGCATCGGCTGCGTGATCTGCCGCGCCCCGAGCCGGTGGCCCAGTTGTGTCATCCCGATCTGCGTGTGGAGTTCCCACCGTTGCGGATGAGCGATGACGTTCTGGCTCATGGTTTTCCGGTGCATTTGACCCGCTTTGTGGGGCGCGGTGCACAGATCAGCGAGGTGCATCAGTTGGTGGCCGAGAACCGGCTGGTGACCCTGAGCGGACCCGGTGGTGTGGGCAAGACCCGGTTGGCGGCCACGGTCACGGCTCAGGCCGCGGCGGAGTTCGGCGGTGCGTGGTTTGTGGACTTGGCGCCGATCACCGACCCCAATCTGGTGCCGATCACGGTGGCGCGCGCGCTGGGCCTGCACGATCAGCCCGGCCGATCCACGAGGGACACCGTGCTGCGGTTCCTCGGCGGGCGTCATGCCTTGCTGGTGCTGGACAACTGCGAGCATCTGATCGAGGCGGTCGCGGACTTGGTGGTGGGCCTGGTGGAGGCGTGTCCGGGGGTGCGGCTGTTGGCGACCAGTCGCGAGCCGATCCGTGTTCCGGGGGAGGTCAGTTACCGGGTGCCGCCCCTGTCGGTGGCTGACGAAGCCATCCAGATGTTTGGTTCCCGGGCCTGCCAGGTACTGCCGGGTTTCCGCCTCACCGAGGACAACGTCGCGGTGGTGACCGAAATCTGCGAACGCCTCGACGGTTTGCCGCTGGCGATCGAGCTGGCGGCCGCGCGGGTGCGCGCGCTATCGCTGGCCGAGATCCTCGATGGCCTACAAGACCGATTCCGGCTGTTGACCGGGGGCGGGCGCACCCTGTCGCGGCGTCATCAGACGTTGTTGGCCTCGGTGGATTGGTCGTATGCGCTGTTGACCGCGCCCGAACGGGTCTTGTTTCGCCGGCTGGCGGTGTTTGCGGGGTGTTTTTTCCTCGACGACGCGCAAGCGATCGCCGGTGGTGGTGATGTCCAGCGCTATCAGGTGCTCGACGAGCTTACGTTGCTGGTCGACAAGTCGCTGGTGGTGACCGAGGACCGGGGGGGTCGAACCAGCTACCGGCTGCCGGAGACGATCCGCCACTACGCCCTGGAAAGGCTCGATGAGGCCGGCGAGGGCGATGTTGTGCGTGCGCGTCACCGCGATCACTACACCGCGCTGGCGGCCCTGCTCGACGACCCGGGCTGCATCGACTATGGGCAGCGTCTCGACCATGCTGAGATGCAGATCGACAATGTGCGCGCCGCGTTTGGCTGGAGTCGGCAGAACTCTGATGCCGAAGGCGCCTTGGCGTTGGCGTCCTCGCTCCTGCCGGTGTGGATGACGCGGGGCCGCATCCGGGAGGGCAGGGCGTGGTTCGACGCCGTTTTCGCCTCCGAGAGAGCCCACGCGGACGCCGGTGGGCTTGCGGTGTCGGCCGCGGTGCGTGCGCGGGCGCTGGCTGACCGGGCGTTGCTCGATGTTTTTGTCGACGCGGCCGCGGGCACGGGTCAGGCCCAACACGCGCTGGCGATCGCACGTGAGGTCGACGACCCGGCCCTGCTGGCCCGGACGCTGACGGCCTGCGGCTTGATCGCCGTGGCGGTGGCCCGCGCGGGGGTGGCAGCGGAGTACTTCGCCGAGGCGATCGAGCTCGCCCGCGCCCTCGACGATCGGTGGCGGCTGGCCCAAATACTCACCTATCGTGCGGTCGATGCGGTGGTGGCCGGCTGCCCGGTCGCGGCGTGCGCGTCCGCCGAAGAGGGACGCAGGCTCGCGGATGCGATCGGTGACCGCTACGACTCGCTTTGGTGCCGTTGGTGTCTCGGGTGGGCGCAGCTGGTGCGCGGTGAGTTGGGCGCGGCCGCAGCACAATTCCGCGAGCTGGTCGACGAGGCCGAGGCAGCGCACGAGGTCATGCACAAGGCGAATGGCCTGCAAGGCCTGTCTTCGGCCCTGGTCTTTCGGGGGGAGCTGAGTGCGGCTCGGGCGGCAGCGGATGCGGCCCTCACCGCGGCCGATCTGGGCGAGTATTTCGCCGGGATGGGCTATTTGGCGGCGGCCAAGGTCGCGCTGGCGTCCGGCGATGTGGCAGCGGCGAAGGACGCCAGCGCGGCGGCCTGGCAGAACATGAGTGTCGTCATGTCCCCGACGGCGGCGGCGCAGCGGGCGTTCAATGCCGAGGTTGCCTTGGCGGACGGGGACCTCGTGGCGGCCCGCCGCTGGTGCGAGGATGCGGTGCAATCGATGACCGGCCGGCACCTGACGGTGGCGCTGACGACGCGCGCCAGGATCGCGATCGCCGAGGGCAAGCGGGCAGAAGCCGAACGCGACGCCCATAGGGCGCTGGCCTGCGTGACCGAGAGCGGGGCGCACGTGGACGCCCCGGATGTGCTCGAATGCCTGGCAGGTTTGGCCGGCGACGCCGGCAATCACCAGGAGGCGGCCCGGCTTTTCGGCGCGGCCAAGGCCATCCGCCAGCGCTTCGGCTTGGTCCGCTACGCGATTCACCAAGCCGGATATGACCAGTCGGTAGCAGCGTTACGGGATGCGATGGGAGTGAGCGACTTCGACGTCGGCTGGGCCGAGGGTGCGGCGTTGTCGACCGGGGAGGCGATCGCATACGCCCAGCGGGGCCGCTCGTGGCGCAAACGGACGGCCACCGGTTGGGAGTCGCTCACGCCGACCGAGACCGACGTCGTGCGGCTCGTGAGTGAGGGATTGGCCAACAAGGACATTGCGACGCGGCTTTTCGTCTCACGTCGCACGGTGCAGACCCACCTGACCCACATCTATACCAAGCTCGGCATCACCTCCCGCGTCCAACTCGCCCAAGCGGCAGCTCACCGCACCGAGATACCGCGCAGCTGGCGGTGA